Part of the Streptomyces sp. f51 genome is shown below.
CAATGTCGCGTGCTGGGCCGCGCACGAGGGCTGCGCCGACGTACGGCTGCTCGGCCGGGTGGGCGGCGACTCAGCGGCGTGGCACGAGGGCGAACTCAGGGCGGGCGGCGTACGGCCCCTCCTGGTGACCGATCCGACGGCGCCGACCGGGACGGTGATCTGTCTGGTGGACGGCGGCGCCTCGGCGGAGCGTACGTTCCTCACGGACAGCGGGGCGTCATTGCGGCTGGCACCGGAGGACTGGTCGCCCGCTCTGCTCGACGGGGTCGCGCGGCTCCATCTGTCGGGCTACCTGTTCTTCTCCGAACCGAGCCGGGCCCTGGTGTCGGTGGTACTGGAGTCGACGCGCGCGCGGGGTGTTCCGGTGAGCCTCGACCCGGCGTCGGCGGGATTCCTCACCGAGCTGGGCGTGGACCGCTTCCTCGAACTCTGCGCGGGCGTGGACGTCCTGCTGCCCAGCCGTGACGAGGCGTGCCTGCTGACCGGGCTGCCCGATCCGGCCGACGCGGCCGCCAAGCTGAGCCGCCATTTCCCCCTGGTCGTCGCCAAGCTGGGGAGTGAGGGTGCCCTCGTCGCCCGTTCCGGCTCTGTCCGCGCT
Proteins encoded:
- a CDS encoding PfkB family carbohydrate kinase; amino-acid sequence: MLVVGDVVTDVVARHRGPLAPGTDTVAAIRTVPGGAGANVACWAAHEGCADVRLLGRVGGDSAAWHEGELRAGGVRPLLVTDPTAPTGTVICLVDGGASAERTFLTDSGASLRLAPEDWSPALLDGVARLHLSGYLFFSEPSRALVSVVLESTRARGVPVSLDPASAGFLTELGVDRFLELCAGVDVLLPSRDEACLLTGLPDPADAAAKLSRHFPLVVAKLGSEGALVARSGSVRARVPASRARPRDTTGAGDAFTGAFLAALLAGAGPEAAATAGCTAGAKAVERIGGRPPTEGQGRTPAEDRGRPPVEDRGQPPTEDPRREDGESQAR